A stretch of DNA from Gammaproteobacteria bacterium:
CCAGGGCATCCTGTGGGTCTATCGCCTTCCCCTCAGGTGGGCCGACCCCGCGTATTGATGGCGGGCCCGGCGTTCATGAACCCGTCTTAGCGCGTCCCTACTCTCGCATCATCCGGCCGGCGGTTCAAGGATTGCCGACCAGATCCTCGACGTGGATCTCGTGGCTGGCCTGCATCACCAGCGCGTAGCTCGCGCGGTCGAAGCTGCGGAACACCATCAGGATGCCGGTGCGCTCGGTGGGCAGGGTCACGCTGCTGCTGCTGAAGAACCCGGCGTCGGAGTCGTGCACCTTCTCGCCCTTGCGATAGATGCCGAGCACCGTGCCAGGGTCCACGCCGTCTGCGTTGCCGCGGTTCAGCACCACCACGTGGTATTGGCCGATCTGGGCCACGCCGCCCAGCACCGCCATGATCTGCCCTTCCACGGTCTTGCCCGGGTGGTGAGGCATGAAGGAGAGGTCCACGCCATCGCCGGTGGTGGCGAAGAAGCGGTCGCCCTTGAGAGCTTCCTGCACCGAGGCGGTGATCATGAGCTTGGCCGGGTCGCCCCAGGCCTCCACCGCCGCATCGCCGATGTAAGTGGCCTCGTAGCCGAGCGTGTCGCCGCTGTCCGGGTCCTCGTAGGTCTGGCCCATGCGGAAGATCTCGTAGCGGCCCCCCTCGTCGGGCTTGAGGTCGCGGGCATAGACCTCGTCGCCGCGGCCCATGGCCGGGCCGTGCTCGAAGGGCGCCACCAGATAGCCGGCGTCTTCCAGCTCGGCCTTGGTCACGACGCGCGTCTTGGACAGGAAGGGCCGCAAGCCATCCAGCGGGATCGCGGTCACCGCGGTGTCCAGTGGCAGGTAATGGATGTCCGGCCTGAGCTTGGCCACCGGCAGCGAGGGCGAGGCCGGCACCGTGTTCGCGGGCGCGGCGTTGCCCGGCGCGGTCGCGGTCATGGCCGGCGCGGTCTCGGTCACCGTCACGCCGTTGCGCTCGACGCTCAAGGTCGGGCGGCCGGCAGCGTTGTAGCCGAGGATCAGCACGTCGCCGGGGAAGATGAGATGCGGGTTCTTGATGTCAGGGTTCGCGTACCAGATGTCGGGCCAGGCCCAGGCATCCTTGAGGTAGAGCGAAGCGATACCCCAGAGGGTGTCGCCCTTCTTCACGGTGTAGCGCTGCGGCGCCGTCGGCTGCATGGCCGGGGGCGGGGCGGTGGCCGGCGCGGGAGCAGCGACCGTGGCCGGAGCGGGCGCCTCCGCGGGCTGCTGCGCCTGAGTCGGGTGGTGGGCGCAGGCGGCGAGCAGCGCGAGGGCCGCGCCGGCCGCGAGGGAACGGGGGACGTTATAATGGTTCATCGATGCGGTCTCCACGACTCGCCTGTGGCGTGCCCAGCCCAAAGTCCCGACACCCATCCGAAGGCTCGATTTTGGACCCCTATGCGGCCCCTCAGTGTTCAGGGTACCGCTGGGCGACTTTTCAACAGTATCATAACTTTAGCAGTCTTTTATGCAAAAGTGCGTGAGGATTTGACCCCCTGGCTTGAGAACCCCGGCCCGGGCCCCAACTTTAGATAAGGCTCTGTTGTACGCTTACCACTATGGCGCTCCTGGACATCCTGCACTTCCCAGACCCTAGGCTCCGCATCAAGGCCCAGCCCGTTGCCGAGGTCACCGACCGGCACCGCCGGCTCATCGCCGACATGCTGGAGACCATGTACGCCGCCCCGGGCATCGGCCTCGCAGCGGTGCAGGTGGGCGTGGGCGAGCGCGTCATCGTGGTGGACGTGTCCGAGGACAGCGACCAGCCCCTCGCCTTCATCAATCCCGAGATCCTCTCCAAGGAAGGGACCGAGGTGATGCAGGAGGGCTGCCTTTCTGTGCCGGGCGTCTATGAGGACGTGGAGCGCGCCGAGCGCATCCGCGTGCGGGCCCGGGACCGGGACGGCCGCCCCATGGAGTTCGACGCCGACGGCCTCCTGGCGGTCTGCATCCAGCACGAGATAGATCATCTCGACGGCAAGCTGTTCGTGGACTACCTCTCGGACCTGAAGCGCCAACGCATCCGCAAGCGCATCGAGAAGGAAGAGCGCGAGCGCAAGGAACGCCGTTCCCAGGCCACGACCTCCGTGTGACGCCGCCCGTCCGGCGTCCCATGCAAACCCTGCGCATCGCCTTCGCCGGCACACCGGAGTTCTCCCTC
This window harbors:
- a CDS encoding LysM domain-containing protein, whose product is MNHYNVPRSLAAGAALALLAACAHHPTQAQQPAEAPAPATVAAPAPATAPPPAMQPTAPQRYTVKKGDTLWGIASLYLKDAWAWPDIWYANPDIKNPHLIFPGDVLILGYNAAGRPTLSVERNGVTVTETAPAMTATAPGNAAPANTVPASPSLPVAKLRPDIHYLPLDTAVTAIPLDGLRPFLSKTRVVTKAELEDAGYLVAPFEHGPAMGRGDEVYARDLKPDEGGRYEIFRMGQTYEDPDSGDTLGYEATYIGDAAVEAWGDPAKLMITASVQEALKGDRFFATTGDGVDLSFMPHHPGKTVEGQIMAVLGGVAQIGQYHVVVLNRGNADGVDPGTVLGIYRKGEKVHDSDAGFFSSSSVTLPTERTGILMVFRSFDRASYALVMQASHEIHVEDLVGNP
- the def gene encoding peptide deformylase, with product MALLDILHFPDPRLRIKAQPVAEVTDRHRRLIADMLETMYAAPGIGLAAVQVGVGERVIVVDVSEDSDQPLAFINPEILSKEGTEVMQEGCLSVPGVYEDVERAERIRVRARDRDGRPMEFDADGLLAVCIQHEIDHLDGKLFVDYLSDLKRQRIRKRIEKEERERKERRSQATTSV